The following are encoded in a window of Burkholderia ambifaria AMMD genomic DNA:
- the trbB gene encoding P-type conjugative transfer ATPase TrbB: MTDQKPEHNSIKERAKKKLERDMGPELLAALNDPKTVEIMLNADGKLWLERLGEPMKCIGTLRVAQAQAIIETIAGYHGKEVTRSKPILEGELPLDGSRFAGQLPPVVPAPTFAIRKKAVAIFTLDQYVERGIMTAPQREALIAAVRAHRNILVIGGTGSGKTTLVNAIINEMVIQDPTERVFIIEDTGEIQCAAENYVQYHTSIDVNMTALLKTTLRMRPDRILVGEVRGPEALDLLMAWNTGHEGGAATLHANNAKAGLDRLAMLISMHPDSPKPIEPLIGEAVHVVVHIARVEGSRRIQEILEVSGFANGQYITKTL; encoded by the coding sequence AACGATCCCAAGACCGTTGAAATCATGCTCAACGCGGACGGCAAGCTCTGGCTCGAACGCCTGGGCGAGCCGATGAAGTGCATCGGCACGCTGCGCGTCGCGCAGGCGCAAGCCATCATCGAAACCATCGCGGGCTACCACGGCAAGGAAGTCACGCGCTCCAAGCCGATCCTGGAAGGCGAGCTGCCCCTTGATGGCAGTCGCTTCGCCGGCCAGCTCCCGCCGGTTGTGCCCGCACCCACCTTCGCCATTCGGAAGAAGGCCGTCGCCATCTTCACGCTCGATCAGTACGTCGAACGCGGAATCATGACCGCGCCGCAGCGCGAGGCATTGATTGCAGCGGTGCGCGCGCACCGGAACATCCTTGTGATCGGCGGCACCGGCTCGGGCAAGACCACGCTGGTGAACGCGATCATCAACGAGATGGTGATTCAAGACCCGACCGAGCGGGTTTTCATCATCGAGGACACCGGCGAAATCCAGTGCGCCGCCGAGAACTACGTCCAGTACCACACCAGCATCGACGTGAACATGACGGCGCTGCTGAAAACCACCCTCCGCATGCGCCCCGACCGAATCCTGGTCGGCGAGGTGCGCGGCCCCGAAGCCCTTGATCTGTTGATGGCCTGGAACACCGGGCACGAAGGAGGTGCTGCAACCCTGCACGCAAACAACGCCAAAGCTGGATTGGATCGGCTCGCCATGCTCATCAGCATGCACCCCGATTCCCCGAAACCCATTGAACCGCTTATCGGCGAGGCGGTTCACGTGGTTGTTCATATCGCCCGCGTCGAAGGCTCGCGGCGCATCCAGGAAATCTTGGAGGTTTCCGGGTTCGCCAACGGCCAGTACATCACCAAAACCCTCTGA